The nucleotide sequence GGCTAACGGGCTTTTTGCCTATTTGCCCCTCGGCTTAAAAGCCTTTAGAAAGGTAGAAAAAATTATCAGGGAAGAAATGGATGCAATAGGCTGTCTCGAATTTAAGCCTCCCGTAATTGTTCCGGGTGAAATTTGGCAAGAATCGGGAAGATGGGACTCGATGGGGCCTGAACTTTTGCGTATTAAAAACCGCCTAAATCAAGAATTGGTAGTAAGCCCTACGGACGAAGAAGCCTTTACTGCTCTTTTAAAGAATGAGTTGTCTTCCTATAAGCACTATCCTGTTTTGGCTTATCAAATAAATACAAAATACCGCGATGAAATCCGCCCCCGATACGGACTTATGAGAACCCGCGAATTTACTATGAAAGATGCCTATTCTTTCCATACAAACGATAAAAGTTTAGACGAAGCCTATCTCAGCTTTGAAAAAGCTTATATAAAGATTTTTAAGCGCTGCGGTCTTACGGTAATAGGAGTAAAGGCCGACTCAGGTGCTATGGGAGGAAGCGGTTCTCAGGAGTTCATGGTAGAATCTTCCGTTGGTGACGACACCCTCCTCATCTGCCCTTCTTGCGGCTATGCAGCAAATGAAGAAAAGGCAGCCTGTGCGCCCGATAAACAGCCGGAAAACGGAAATACCTCCCAAGATTCAACCCCGGTTATGGAAGAAATCGATACGCCTGATGTGAGGACAATAGAGGCCTTAGCTTCTTTTTTAAAAAGGCCCAGTGATTGCCTTATTAAGGCCTTAATTTACCGTATAGAGAATTCCGAAGTCCTTGCTGCAAAGACAGCGGACAATAAGCATAAAAACGGTATTGATGGGGGACAGCTGGTTGCGGTTTGTATAAGGGGTGACTTGGAAGTAAACGAAGCAAAGTTAAAATCTGCTCTTAAAGCATCTGAAGCCGTTCTTACAAGTGATAGAGAGGTAGAAGAAGTTACGGGAACTGTTATAGGTTTTATCGGCCCAGCAGGTTTAAAAAATATTCCGATCATAGCCGATGAAAGCGTTATGCTGATGCACGATACGGTAACCGGAGCCTTAAAAAGGGATAAGCATTTAATTCATGTAGAACCTTTACGGGATTTTACCCCCGATTATATCTTTGACCTCCGCACGGTAAGGGCCGGAGATAAGTGTGCGGTTTGCGGTACCGCCCTTTACACCAAAAAGGGAAACGAACTCGGACACATCTTTAAGCTGGGATATAAATACACAAAGGCTATGAATATGACCTATCTCGATGAAAACGGAAAACAACAGCACCCTTCCATGGGCTGCTACGGCATAGGTCTTGATCGGCTTACAGCTTCAATTGTCGAAGAACACCATGATGAAGACGGAATAATCTGGCCCATGACTATCGCCCCCTTCCAAGTTGCTATAGTTCCCATAAAATACGAGGGAGAAATGCAAAAGGAAGCCGACCGTCTCTACGAAGAATGCAAAAAAAGAGGAATTGAAGCCCTCTTAGATGACCGAAAAGAAAGGACAGGCGTTAAGTTTAAGGATATGGACCTTATAGGCATTCCGATAAGGCTTGTAGTCGGCGAAAAAAATCTTCCCAATATCGAATTTAAGCTTAGAAAGGCGGGAGAAAGCAGCTTAATCGATAAAGACAAGGTTGTAGACTTAGTTGAAAAAACCGTAAAAGAAGAACTTGCAAAATTAAACTAGAGGATTTTTAAATGAAAAAAATTTTAAGTTTTGGTTTTCTACTTTTTTTTCTCTTCACGGCAGAAGGTTTTAAGCTCATAGCCGAAGAAAAATCGGCATGGGAGGGAACGGAATCGGGAGATTACCTTATTTATCAGGACCTTTCGTGGAAAGAACCGACATGGGCCGGCTTTTTATATTACAACGATAATACGATAGGCAGTTTTGTATACACTTCAAACGGAAGAACTGTTGCAAAAGTTCTATTTAGCGGGGAAATTCTAAACGGAGAATTCGTAATTACAGGCCAAAACAATATTTCGGGTATTAACACCGATCCGGCCTACACCTATGCGGTAAACTATCTTATGGGAATGCTCCCGAAACTCTACGCGTGGAAGTCTCAAAATTTGATTGAAAGCCTTATAATAAAAACCGGTTCTAAAATAGTAGATGAAGAACAATTCGGAGGGGAAAGCGAAGTAAAATTCCAGTCCTACATTCCCCTTTTTCATGTAAAAGAAATTTTAGATTCCAATAAGGAAAAAGCATTTGAGTTGGTCGAAATGGGAAAAATCAGGGACGAAAAAACTTTTTTTGATTTTAAACCTCTCGAAGATGCTAAACCGCTTGAGTCCAAATTCGTTTTAAACTCCAAGGCAAAAAAAGAAACAAAAACTGTTGACGGAGTTAAACTTTCGTTGGACAGCCAATGGAAGCAGATAGCAGACAATTCTTTTTTAATGGGAAACGAAGCTTTTTTAAACATAAATACGGTAGATTTAAAACCTGTCCCTGATATAAGCGGAAAGGAAACCGATTTTTTGATAAGATATTTTTCTTCGTCGGGAGAGGCTTCTAAGGTGCTAGCAAAAAATACAAATATAACAGGTTCCAAGCAAAAATTTAAAATCATAAACAGCGTCTATGATCTTGAAACAAAAAGCGTCAAACACGATATTAAATTGGTAATAAAAAAAGAAAAATCAAAATATACTGTAGTAAGCTTGACCGTCGATAAATCTTCGTATCAAAAATACAAAGACTATTTTGACGGCTTATTTTAAAAATTTATGGAGGTGCAAAATGCAGCAAACTTTAATGGAATATGTAAAAGACATTTTACCTGAAATTGCAAAACACACGATGAAAAATCCGGAAGTTACGCCCGAAAATGTATTAC is from Treponema denticola and encodes:
- a CDS encoding proline--tRNA ligase, which codes for MKMTQMYMPTLREIPNEAVVESHKLLLRAGMIRNLANGLFAYLPLGLKAFRKVEKIIREEMDAIGCLEFKPPVIVPGEIWQESGRWDSMGPELLRIKNRLNQELVVSPTDEEAFTALLKNELSSYKHYPVLAYQINTKYRDEIRPRYGLMRTREFTMKDAYSFHTNDKSLDEAYLSFEKAYIKIFKRCGLTVIGVKADSGAMGGSGSQEFMVESSVGDDTLLICPSCGYAANEEKAACAPDKQPENGNTSQDSTPVMEEIDTPDVRTIEALASFLKRPSDCLIKALIYRIENSEVLAAKTADNKHKNGIDGGQLVAVCIRGDLEVNEAKLKSALKASEAVLTSDREVEEVTGTVIGFIGPAGLKNIPIIADESVMLMHDTVTGALKRDKHLIHVEPLRDFTPDYIFDLRTVRAGDKCAVCGTALYTKKGNELGHIFKLGYKYTKAMNMTYLDENGKQQHPSMGCYGIGLDRLTASIVEEHHDEDGIIWPMTIAPFQVAIVPIKYEGEMQKEADRLYEECKKRGIEALLDDRKERTGVKFKDMDLIGIPIRLVVGEKNLPNIEFKLRKAGESSLIDKDKVVDLVEKTVKEELAKLN